The segment gtttttACTTTGTTGTTTGCGATGTTTCTTCTAAAACCTAATCTAATGCATTTGAAGTTTCTAGGTCTTTAATGACTAGAAATTGTGTGTAACACCCATAACAGACCCAATCACCGAAGTAACTCAAGCTACTATAACACaaatacattcaattcaatcgtTAAAAAAATTCATATGCAAGCATTCATTGCATTGTCATCAATCTTCTTCCCACCTTTACCCACTAAACATGATCGACCATCTTTCCTATGTAAACCATAACCATAGCCagacctttgattgaattctagATCCCACAATGTACGGTTATCATCTCTTAAGTCTATTTCAATTGATCAATCATAATCAATAACACCTTTTCTAAATTCTCTTTCAATGCTCTTAGAGACCTCTCATTGTCCCAATTGCTAGTTTCCACTTTACGATCCTTCCTCACCACCTATTTTTCTTATAAACAAACACTTAATATAGTATTTCTCATtcgaatttaaatatatattttttaaagtgGTACAATTTTTTTCTAATATGATATCTGTATTTGAAAAAACTTATACATTTTGATACCTAAATGtaacaatattaatttttaaatgaaatgGTTATCTACATACTTGTTTTATTCCTTTCTCAATATTAAGTGATAGACATGCCCTATGTTACAACTAGATTAATAATTTCCCTCAAAATCAATCATTACAAATATTGAATCCAGACTAACTAgattaagaagaagaagaagaagaagaagaaataaaggTTATTAAGGAGCATGAAAAGGTTAATCCATGATGTCTTCATCATGTATAGTTTTTGTTTTTGGCTTAACTAGATAATCAATTTTATTTCAAGTGATAATACAGTAAAGCCTATGGTATGGAAAGTAAATGAAACAAGTCTCAAAATACAAAGCATAGTTTGGAAATTTTGAAACAAAAGTTTCACAACTTACGCTACTTCTAAGCTAATTTCACTTGTAGAAAGAAGTGATGTAGTTGgatcttcatcatttggattgtcATCAACATGATCCTCAATTGGTAATTCAAAAGGAAGCTGCTGAAAAGGTTTTGGAGGCATTTGAAGTAGTTCAACATCAGTTTCAAGCATTTCCAAGACTTTGTTCATTGAAGGACGGTCACAAGGCTTCATTTGTATACACCAAAAAGCAATTATTGCCATTTTTTTCACAATCATTTTTTCATCATTCGTAATCTCTTCCCAGTCAATGTCCTCTCCTTGATGAAGTTTATCATAGATCCATGATGGAAAGTATATTATTTGACTTGAATGTTCAGCGTATGCATTCAAATTCTTCCTTTTTCCTACCATTTCTATTAATAGCATTCCAAAACTATAAACATCAGCTTTATACGATATGCCTCCAAGGTTTTTGTAAATCAATTCAGGAGCAATGTATCCTATTGTACCTCGTGCTGCAGTGAGAGAGACAATACTATCATCTACGGAATATAGTTTAGCAAGACCGAAATCTGAAACTTTTGGGACAAAATTCTCTTCTAGAAGAATGTTATGTGGTTTGATATCGAAATGTAAAATTTGCATATCACATCCTTGATGCAAGTATGCAATTCCTCGAGCCACCCCAAtcacaatatcaaacattttgtaCCAACTTAAACTagtcttattttctttttcaaatataATCTTATCTAAAGAACCATTCGGCATAAAATCATATACAAGAGCTTGTTTTGATCCCTCCACACAGAATCCTCTAAGATTTGCCACATTAACATGATGAATCCTCCCAATTGTAGCAACTTCAGCAATGAAATCTTGCCCATTAGCTTTAGACTTGTCCAATAATTTTACTGCTACATCATGACCGCTTTGAAGCTTTCCTTTAAATACTGAGCCAAAACCCCCAGCACCTAACTTATCACTAAAGCCTCTTGTCATTCTTTTTATTTCATAGTAAGAATAtctaatagggattaaattattttgattacgAAGAAACTCTTCAATTTTATCGTCTGCACATAAATGCCTCCTCCTCAATTTATACGTAACAAGAGCAATCAATATAGATATCCCCAGAAACGTTCTTGATAAGGCTATTCCTCCttttaaagaaaaagaaattgaaatgcaTTAGTAAATGTCTTTAGATTTAATGCTATTATTGCCCCCAAAAGATTATGAGaaattttgtatatatttcatatatgCAATTCCAAAGCAAAACTCACCTATTATCCCAAGACAACTGACATACTTGCCtgtagaaaaaatatatatatatgtcatcacTATTTCTATATAAGGAATTAGATGGCAAATCTAATGGAAATAATAGTAATGAACTCTTGGAAATTAAAAGCATACCTTCATATGAAACCGAATAAAAATCATGTC is part of the Gossypium arboreum isolate Shixiya-1 chromosome 5, ASM2569848v2, whole genome shotgun sequence genome and harbors:
- the LOC108450775 gene encoding rust resistance kinase Lr10-like isoform X1, translated to MPKPKPLRPLCGVLLVTIALFLSLKACDARTRTSDCGLTMCGNVSIRYPFRLKTQPLHCGAHVIFQLDCDEKHNRTILGNENGKFYVQEILYNNFTIRLVDTNLASNSCSLPRSSAPVLHNSACLVSYSRPYVDQHTGFKIMHLVNCTRSIKSSKYVDASPCSDSSSGHDPPSSYHYFLDERTQPLDFSPYCTVIARVPVMAPYTTDIATLDIYEKLSLGFQLSWRNYIKNSGCHEKYTFHRMLETVRDAFLDFVNGFNYYLFHHSPVTFGHDFYSVSYEGKYVSCLGIIGGIALSRTFLGISILIALVTYKLRRRHLCADDKIEEFLRNQNNLIPIRYSYYEIKRMTRGFSDKLGAGGFGSVFKGKLQSGHDVAVKLLDKSKANGQDFIAEVATIGRIHHVNVANLRGFCVEGSKQALVYDFMPNGSLDKIIFEKENKTSLSWYKMFDIVIGVARGIAYLHQGCDMQILHFDIKPHNILLEENFVPKVSDFGLAKLYSVDDSIVSLTAARGTIGYIAPELIYKNLGGISYKADVYSFGMLLIEMVGKRKNLNAYAEHSSQIIYFPSWIYDKLHQGEDIDWEEITNDEKMIVKKMAIIAFWCIQMKPCDRPSMNKVLEMLETDVELLQMPPKPFQQLPFELPIEDHVDDNPNDEDPTTSLLSTSEISLEVA
- the LOC108450775 gene encoding rust resistance kinase Lr10-like isoform X2; protein product: MLDERTQPLDFSPYCTVIARVPVMAPYTTDIATLDIYEKLSLGFQLSWRNYIKNSGCHEKYTFHRMLETVRDAFLDFVNGFNYYLFHHSPVTFGHDFYSVSYEGKYVSCLGIIGGIALSRTFLGISILIALVTYKLRRRHLCADDKIEEFLRNQNNLIPIRYSYYEIKRMTRGFSDKLGAGGFGSVFKGKLQSGHDVAVKLLDKSKANGQDFIAEVATIGRIHHVNVANLRGFCVEGSKQALVYDFMPNGSLDKIIFEKENKTSLSWYKMFDIVIGVARGIAYLHQGCDMQILHFDIKPHNILLEENFVPKVSDFGLAKLYSVDDSIVSLTAARGTIGYIAPELIYKNLGGISYKADVYSFGMLLIEMVGKRKNLNAYAEHSSQIIYFPSWIYDKLHQGEDIDWEEITNDEKMIVKKMAIIAFWCIQMKPCDRPSMNKVLEMLETDVELLQMPPKPFQQLPFELPIEDHVDDNPNDEDPTTSLLSTSEISLEVA
- the LOC108450775 gene encoding rust resistance kinase Lr10-like isoform X3, whose product is MFKRSFTTTLRSDLLIRIWQAIVAHFLEALPLCFIIQHAWLETVRDAFLDFVNGFNYYLFHHSPVTFGHDFYSVSYEGKYVSCLGIIGGIALSRTFLGISILIALVTYKLRRRHLCADDKIEEFLRNQNNLIPIRYSYYEIKRMTRGFSDKLGAGGFGSVFKGKLQSGHDVAVKLLDKSKANGQDFIAEVATIGRIHHVNVANLRGFCVEGSKQALVYDFMPNGSLDKIIFEKENKTSLSWYKMFDIVIGVARGIAYLHQGCDMQILHFDIKPHNILLEENFVPKVSDFGLAKLYSVDDSIVSLTAARGTIGYIAPELIYKNLGGISYKADVYSFGMLLIEMVGKRKNLNAYAEHSSQIIYFPSWIYDKLHQGEDIDWEEITNDEKMIVKKMAIIAFWCIQMKPCDRPSMNKVLEMLETDVELLQMPPKPFQQLPFELPIEDHVDDNPNDEDPTTSLLSTSEISLEVA